A single Solidesulfovibrio sp. DNA region contains:
- a CDS encoding O-antigen ligase family protein: MAGGSRSWQWFSGAAALGGLALVAAHFLLSAATLAIAGGAARGLLVLAAGLGAVMASGGRGTRLGLTFLGFSLFLFGVQAYVYPAVVFGLFLDAASLALAWRNAGRRAPGTGATGTALGALAWLALASTLLLPWARFFQAAKLFGPVEFFAAMAFSPADAPAYGLAAAWRLATFAVFARELARLDLPERFSLLGRGVAGGLLTAIVFGFFEHFQGDRYLLHYRFTSLFANPGWFAEYAAIAAPFLLLPLAGKRFGGRLLAAGSLALCGAALVLTLARAGWIAGCLTFAAAAWLYFRPNRLVRWDRPHGHLPTLAVAGALVVALAAWGAGRGLSAVSRPINALLAERVGNFTESPRPGLFRAGLCIAAERPVFGMGFETYARHYPVLLATPGTWLNRYGDPAAEVFETSHNMYVQLVSGLGLAGLTLWLALAGRAGFLLWRRARDFASLPDAVLLLSLAAFHVYAFFQEMFYVPPVLFLLFLPLARAMALEGRRARPGRGAVWLALAACLVAGAGTLSYAVDAGLGRTAARLGLADWRAPGEEVVHEGFYPAETAEDGRTFRWSVGGAAMLPAPGAREVTLRLAGPVPGTVAVYAGDALLAVVRLDGRPVTRRFALPQGTPLYLLPGRSLLPQAVTGAPDPRRLGLAVGVGP; encoded by the coding sequence GTGGCAGGCGGTTCCCGGTCTTGGCAGTGGTTTTCCGGGGCGGCGGCCCTGGGCGGCCTGGCCCTGGTGGCCGCCCATTTCCTGCTTTCGGCCGCGACCCTGGCGATCGCGGGCGGGGCGGCCCGGGGCCTGCTGGTCCTGGCCGCCGGGCTTGGCGCGGTGATGGCTTCGGGGGGCCGGGGAACGCGGCTGGGACTCACGTTCCTTGGCTTTTCGCTGTTCCTGTTCGGCGTCCAGGCCTACGTCTATCCGGCCGTTGTTTTCGGCCTGTTCCTCGACGCGGCCAGCCTGGCCCTGGCCTGGCGCAACGCCGGGCGCCGCGCGCCCGGGACCGGGGCCACGGGCACGGCCCTCGGCGCCCTGGCCTGGCTGGCCCTGGCCTCGACCCTGCTGTTGCCCTGGGCTCGGTTTTTCCAGGCGGCAAAGCTTTTCGGGCCGGTGGAATTTTTCGCGGCCATGGCCTTTTCCCCGGCCGACGCCCCGGCCTACGGCCTGGCGGCGGCCTGGCGGCTGGCCACCTTCGCGGTTTTCGCCCGTGAGCTGGCCCGGCTGGACCTGCCCGAGCGGTTTTCGCTTTTGGGGCGCGGCGTGGCCGGCGGGCTTCTAACGGCCATCGTCTTCGGGTTTTTCGAGCATTTCCAGGGCGACCGCTACCTGCTGCACTACCGGTTCACCTCGCTTTTCGCCAATCCGGGCTGGTTCGCCGAATACGCCGCCATCGCCGCGCCCTTTCTGCTGCTGCCCCTGGCCGGCAAACGCTTCGGCGGCCGCCTGCTGGCCGCCGGCTCCCTGGCCCTGTGCGGCGCGGCCCTGGTCCTGACCCTGGCCCGGGCCGGCTGGATCGCCGGCTGCCTGACCTTCGCCGCCGCCGCCTGGCTGTATTTCCGCCCCAACCGCCTGGTGCGCTGGGACCGGCCCCACGGCCATCTGCCGACCCTGGCCGTGGCCGGGGCGCTGGTCGTCGCGCTCGCCGCCTGGGGCGCCGGCCGGGGGCTGTCGGCGGTCAGTCGCCCCATCAACGCCCTGCTGGCCGAGCGGGTGGGCAATTTCACCGAATCCCCCCGGCCGGGGCTGTTCCGGGCCGGACTGTGCATCGCCGCCGAACGGCCGGTCTTCGGCATGGGCTTCGAGACCTACGCCCGCCACTACCCGGTGCTTCTGGCCACGCCCGGGACCTGGCTCAACCGATACGGCGACCCCGCGGCCGAGGTCTTCGAGACCTCGCACAACATGTACGTGCAGCTCGTCTCGGGCCTGGGGCTGGCGGGGCTTACGCTGTGGCTGGCCCTGGCGGGCCGGGCGGGATTTCTGCTGTGGCGGCGGGCCCGGGATTTCGCCAGCCTGCCCGACGCGGTCCTGCTCCTGTCCCTGGCCGCCTTTCACGTCTACGCCTTTTTCCAGGAAATGTTCTACGTGCCGCCGGTGCTGTTCCTGCTGTTCCTCCCCCTGGCCCGGGCCATGGCCCTGGAGGGACGGCGGGCGCGGCCCGGGCGCGGCGCCGTCTGGCTGGCCCTGGCCGCCTGCCTCGTGGCCGGTGCGGGCACGCTGTCCTACGCCGTGGATGCCGGCCTTGGCCGCACGGCGGCGCGCCTGGGGCTCGCCGACTGGCGCGCGCCGGGCGAGGAGGTGGTCCATGAGGGATTTTATCCGGCCGAGACGGCCGAGGATGGGCGGACGTTTCGCTGGAGCGTCGGCGGGGCGGCGATGCTCCCGGCCCCGGGCGCCCGGGAGGTGACCCTGCGTCTGGCCGGGCCGGTTCCGGGCACGGTGGCGGTTTATGCCGGCGACGCGCTGCTGGCTGTCGTGCGCCTGGACGGCCGGCCGGTCACGCGGCGGTTCGCCCTGCCCCAGGGCACACCCCTGTACCTGCTGCCCGGCCGGTCCTTGCTGCCCCAGGCGGTCACGGGCGCGCCCGATCCCCGGCGGCTCGGGCTGGCGGTGGGTGTGGGCCCGTGA
- a CDS encoding polysaccharide deacetylase family protein: MVSLVFDDGLESVYQYAFPILAKYAFPATVGIIANRVDVGDQDFMDENQLRELQKAGWEIASHSLTHKRPIDIPKFLAEEKCLLLRRVNGQRTLYDAKYKYEELAGLVENGRQLKERSSVKLVKSEPGSYYFDELIGEVTVHPFDPDSAEKQQIRAISYERELEESKNVLNALGFTVTTYITPHNYWTPEMSALAKRFYSQVADGGDDCNRKGATDRYWIKRYVVHANDPAESIIGLIKEHAIRENAWVVFCLHGIGSDLGWEPWDAAKLDQLAAFLKQKAVPVVTVDQGAKLWFDGKGKTGK; this comes from the coding sequence ATGGTTTCCCTGGTTTTTGACGACGGTCTTGAGAGTGTTTATCAATACGCTTTCCCCATTTTGGCTAAATACGCCTTTCCCGCCACGGTCGGTATCATCGCCAACCGCGTGGACGTGGGCGACCAGGATTTCATGGACGAAAACCAGCTGCGCGAACTGCAAAAGGCCGGCTGGGAAATCGCTTCCCACAGCCTGACCCACAAACGGCCCATTGATATCCCGAAGTTTTTGGCCGAGGAAAAATGCCTGCTGCTGCGCCGGGTCAACGGCCAGCGCACGCTCTACGACGCCAAGTACAAATACGAGGAACTGGCCGGACTGGTGGAAAACGGCCGTCAGCTCAAGGAACGTTCCAGCGTCAAGCTCGTCAAAAGCGAGCCCGGCAGCTACTACTTCGACGAACTCATCGGCGAGGTCACCGTCCATCCCTTCGATCCGGACAGCGCCGAAAAACAGCAGATCCGGGCCATCTCCTACGAGCGGGAACTGGAAGAGTCCAAAAACGTCCTGAACGCCCTGGGCTTTACGGTGACCACCTACATCACCCCCCACAACTACTGGACGCCGGAAATGAGCGCCCTGGCCAAGCGCTTCTACAGCCAGGTGGCCGACGGCGGCGACGACTGCAACCGCAAGGGGGCCACCGATCGCTACTGGATCAAGCGCTACGTGGTCCACGCCAACGACCCGGCCGAGTCCATCATCGGCCTGATCAAGGAACACGCCATCCGCGAAAACGCCTGGGTCGTCTTCTGCCTGCACGGCATCGGCTCCGACCTCGGCTGGGAGCCCTGGGACGCGGCCAAGCTGGACCAGTTGGCGGCGTTTCTCAAGCAGAAGGCCGTGCCCGTGGTCACCGTGGACCAGGGCGCCAAGCTGTGGTTCGACGGCAAGGGCAAGACGGGGAAATAG